GCCGGCGATCGGTTCTGGTGCGGCCATTTCCATGACACGCGCGGACTCGGGCTGGCCAATGTCTATGCCGCGCTCGAAGCCGGCGTGACGCGCTTCGACGCCTGCCTGGCCGGCATCGGCGGCTGCCCGCATGCGCCCGGCGCCAGCGGCAATGTCGCCACCGAAGACCTCGCGTACATGCTGGCCAGCATGGGGATCGATACCGGCATCGATATCGCCCGCCTGCTGGCGCTGCGTGCGGACGTGGCCGGCTGGCTGCGCGACGAAACCCTGCACGGCACGCTGTGGCGCGCCGGCCTGCCCAAGACTTTCGCGGCCCAGCCGGCCGCGGCCACCGTCTGAGAACCAACATGCCCCAAGACAGCAACAGCACCAGCACCAACAATCCCCTGCCGCTCGCGGGCGTGCGCGTGGTCGAATTCACGCACATGGTGATGGGCCCCACCTGCGGCATGATCCTGGCCGACCTCGGCGCCGAAGTCATCAAGGTCGAGCCGCCCGGCGGCGACAAGACGCGCAAGCTGCCAGGCCTGGGCATCGGCTTCTTCCGCACCTTCAACCGCAACAAGAAGAGCGTGGTGCTCGACATCACCACCGACGAAGGCCGCGCCGCCGCCGCCGAACTGGCAGGTCAGAGCGACATCCTGCTGGAGAACTTCCGCCCCGGCCTGATGCAGAAGCTGGGGCTCGACTACGCTACGTTGTCGCGCGACTACCCGCACCTGATCTACGTGTCGCACAAGGGCTTCCTGCCCGGCCCGTACGAGCACCGGCTGGCGCTGGACGAAGTGGTGCAGATGATGGGCGGCCTGTCCTACATGACCGGTCCCAGCGGCCGGCCGCTGCGCGCCGGCACCTCGGTCAACGACATCATGGGCGGCATGTTCGGCGCGATCGGCGTGCTGGCCGCGCTGCGCGAGCGCGACCGCACCGGCCGCGGCCAGGAAATCCAGAGCGCGCTGTTCGAGAACTGCGTGTTCCTGGCGTCGCAGCACATGCAGCAATACGCCATGACCGGCGAGCCGCCGCCGCCGATGCCGTCGCGCGTGTCGGCGTGGAGCGTGTATGACGTGTTCACGCTGGCGCAGGACGAGCAACTGTTTATCGGCGCGGTCAGCGACAAGCAGTTCGTCACGCTGTGCCACGTGCTGCAGCATCCGGAACTGATCGACAAGTCGGAATACGCCAGCAACACCTCGCGCGTCGCGGTGCGGCCGCAACTGCTGGAAGAGCTCGGCGCGATCCTGCGCCACCATCGCGCTGCCGAACTCGCGCCCAAGCTTGAAGCCGCCGGCATTCCCTATGCGCCGATCGTGCGTCCGGACCAGCTGCTCGACGATCCGCACCTGCTTGCCAGCGGCGGCCTGGTGCCGATGCAGGCCGACGACGGCTCGACCACGCCCACCGTGCTGTTGCCGCTGCTGATGGGCGGCCGCCGCCCCGGCGTGCGCAGCCCGCTGCCACGGGCCGGCGAGCATAACGAAGAAATCCTGGCGCGGCTCGGCAAGGGCCGGGGCTGAAGCACTGACGGGCAAGCCGCGCCACAGCGGCACCGACCACGCCCTACGATAACGATACGGAGACAACCCATGCAACGTCGCATCCTGCTCAAGTCCGCGCTGGCACTTTCCGCCACGCTCGCCGCAACCCTTGCCGTCCCCGGCTTCGACGCGCTCGCGCAGGGCGGATCGGGCAAGCCCGTGCGCCTGATCCTGCCGATCAGCGCCGGCTCCGGCGTCGACACCATCGCGCGCGCCGCGGGCCCGGCGCTCGGCAAGGCCTTCGGCCAGCCGGTGGTGATCGAGAACCTGCCTGGCGCCGGCGGTATCACCGGCGCCGCCGCGGTGGTCAAGGCGCAGCCGGACGGCAGCACGCTGGGGCTGGTGTCGAACAACCACGTGATCAACCCCAGCGTGTTCCGCGCCATGCCGTTCGACGCGATCAAGGACATTACCCCGATCAGCGTGATCGGCACCACGCCGCTGGTGCTGGTGGTCAACCCCAAGGTGCCGGCGAAGAACGTGAAGGAGCTGGTGGCGCTGCTCAAGGCGAAGCCCGATGGCTACAACTATGCGTCGTCCGGCAACGGCACCATCATCCATCTTGCCGGCGAGATGTTTCTGGACGAGGCCGGCGTGACGGCGCGCCATGTGCCGTACAAGGGCACCGGCCCGATGGTCAACGACCTGGTCGCCGGGCAGGTCGAAATGGGCGTGGTCGCGCTCAACGCGGTGGCGCCGCACCTGAAGGCGGGCACGCTGCGCGCGATCGGCCTGTGCGGCGACAAGCGCACCGACGCCGCGCCGGACATTGCCACCATCGCGGAACAAGGCTTGCCGCGCTACAACGTGGCGGGCTGGTTCGCCGTCATCGGGCCGGCCGGCATGCCGGCGGCGGAAGTCAAACGCGCGCACGATGCCTTTGCCAAAGCGTTCAAGTCGCCCGAAGTGCTGGAAGCGATGAAGAAGCAGGGCACGGTGATCGAGCCCGGCACGCCCGAGGCTGCCGCCGCGTTCTTCCGCAGCGAAGCCGCGCGCTACGCCGCGCTGGTGAAGAAGGCCAACGTCAAGGTCGAATAAGCCAACTGAACGGCATCAGGCCGCCGCTCGCGATCGCCGCGCGCGCAAGCCGCGCCGGCAAGCTGGCTGGCAAGCGCCTAGAATGTCCTGCATTCCGACCTGCAGGAGCACGAGATGTCAGGCAAGCCCGTCAGGATCCCCGGCCCCGACCATCCCATCACCATCACGCCGACCGCCGGCAGGGTGGTGGTCAAGGTGGCCGGCATCACGATTGCCGACAGCGATGCGGCGCTGACCCTGCAGGAGGCGAACTATGCGCCGGTGCAGTACATCCCGCGCGCGCATGTCGACATGGCGCGGCTGGAGCGCAGCGCGCATGCCACCTACTGCCCGTATAAGGGCGACTGCAGTTACTTCTCCATTCCGGCCGGCGGCGAGCGCGCGCGCAACGCGGTGTGGAGCTATGAGTCGCCGTACGTTGCCGTTGCCGCCATCGGCGCGCTCCTGGCGTTTTATCCGGATCGTGTCGACAGTATCGAAATCATCGGGCCCTAAGTTTCGAGCGCCGCGTCGATCATCGCCGCGGCCAGGCCAATCACCAGTGCAATGGCCGAGGCGATAAAGCAGCGCACCGTCTTGCGGTACTCCGGCACCGCATCGTCCTCGACGCGCAGCGCGCGGAACAGCGCGACGATCTGCAGCACCACCGCGGCCAGCAGCGCCACCGCCGCCAGCAGCGAGCGCCAGTCCCATTCGCCCGGGCTTTCGAAGCCCCAGAAACGCCAGAACCCCAGCGAAAAGCCCAGCAGCACGGTGATCGCGGTGATGATGCCCTGGCGATAGCCGGTGGGCACCACTTGCGGCGTTGGCGGCGCCACGGGAACCACGGCGGGAGGGGGTGGCGGGGCGGCAGGCTTGCCAGCATCCATGGCACGTCTCCGGTTGCGATGGGCTGGATGCAGTCTAGTCCGGATCAGCCCTTGCTGAAGATGCTGTAGAAGTCCGGCGCGCCGCTGTCCGGCATGCTCAGGTCGAGCGAGCCTTCGATGTGTTCCAGGTGTTCCGCCATCAGCGCGCTGGCGCGCGCGGCATCGCGCTGCTCGATGGCGTCGATCAGCTGCCGGTGCTCATGCTCGGCGCAGGCGGGTGCGCCGGGGCGGTCGTACAGCGTGATGATCAGGCAGGTCAGCGACACCATCTCGCGGATCAGCTTTTCGAGGATGGCGTTGCCGGCCATTTCCGCCAGCAGGATATGGAACTCGCCTGACAGCCGGATCATCGCCGCGCGGTCGCCGCGGGCGCGCGCGTTGTCTTCTTCCATGGCATGCCGGCGCAGGCTGCGCACCTTGGCGGGCGTGGCGCGTTGTGCCAGTTCGGCGGCCAGCGCGGGCTCGACCACGCGGCGCGCCTGGAACACCTCGCGCGCTTCGTCCACAGTCGGGCTGGAGACAAAGGCGCCGCGGTTGGGCACCAGCGTCACCAGCTTCTCGTGCGCCAGGCGCGCAAACACCTGGCGGATGCGCGCACGGCTGGCGCCGGTCACTTCGCACAGCCGTTCCTCGACCAGCTTGGTGCCCGCCAGCAGGCGGTGCTCCATGATGGCGTAGAGCAGGCTCAGGTAGATCGCCTCGGTGGCCGACGCCTCGCTGGCGGCGCCTTCCTGGCCTGCCTCGTCGTCCGGGGCGGCATTGGCGGCGGCCTTTTGCATGGTTTTCGGGGTCGCCTTGGCGGCGGCGCGGCGCGGGGCTTTCGCGGCGGCGCCGGGCGCCGCCTTTTTCGATGTGGTTGCCATATCAGGGTACGGACATTCAGCCTGTCGCCGGAACTGGCGACGAAACACGGCTATATCGTACACAACTATGGCAACAGCGAGGCGCGGCTCAGGCCAGGGCGGTTTCCTGGCAGGCAGTGCGCGGCCCGGCGGCGGCGCTCGCGGCTTCGAACGGATGCACCTGCGCCCAGTGCCGGGCGATGTCGACACGGCGGCAGATCCACACCTTGTCGTGCCCCTGCACGTAGTCGAGGAAACGCTGCAGCGCGCGGAAGCGGCCGGGGCGGCCGAGCAGGCGGCAGTGCATGCCGATCGACAGCATCTTGGGGCTGTCCTGGCCGCCGGGGTCGCCTTCGTCGTACAAAACGTCGAACGCGTCCTTCAGGTACTGGAAGAACTGTTCGCCGGTATTGAAGCCTTGCGGCGTGGCGAAGCGCATGTCGTTCGAGTCCAGCGTGTACGGCACCACCAGGTGCGGCTTCTTCTCGCCGCCGGAGACTTCCACTTCGGTCCAGAACGGCAGGTCGTCGCCGTAGTAGTCCGAGTCATAGAGGAAGCCGCCGTGCTCGACCACCAGCCGGCGCGTGTTGGGGCTGTCGCGGCCGGTGTACCAGCCCAGCGGCAGCTCGCCGGTCAGCTCCTTGATGATCTGCATGCCGATGCGCATGTGCTCGCGCTCGGTGGCTTCGTCGATGTTCTGGTAGTGGATCCAGCGCCAGCCGTGGCAGGCGATCTCGTGGCCCAGT
The sequence above is a segment of the Cupriavidus sp. MP-37 genome. Coding sequences within it:
- a CDS encoding CaiB/BaiF CoA-transferase family protein encodes the protein MPQDSNSTSTNNPLPLAGVRVVEFTHMVMGPTCGMILADLGAEVIKVEPPGGDKTRKLPGLGIGFFRTFNRNKKSVVLDITTDEGRAAAAELAGQSDILLENFRPGLMQKLGLDYATLSRDYPHLIYVSHKGFLPGPYEHRLALDEVVQMMGGLSYMTGPSGRPLRAGTSVNDIMGGMFGAIGVLAALRERDRTGRGQEIQSALFENCVFLASQHMQQYAMTGEPPPPMPSRVSAWSVYDVFTLAQDEQLFIGAVSDKQFVTLCHVLQHPELIDKSEYASNTSRVAVRPQLLEELGAILRHHRAAELAPKLEAAGIPYAPIVRPDQLLDDPHLLASGGLVPMQADDGSTTPTVLLPLLMGGRRPGVRSPLPRAGEHNEEILARLGKGRG
- a CDS encoding tripartite tricarboxylate transporter substrate binding protein, with the translated sequence MQRRILLKSALALSATLAATLAVPGFDALAQGGSGKPVRLILPISAGSGVDTIARAAGPALGKAFGQPVVIENLPGAGGITGAAAVVKAQPDGSTLGLVSNNHVINPSVFRAMPFDAIKDITPISVIGTTPLVLVVNPKVPAKNVKELVALLKAKPDGYNYASSGNGTIIHLAGEMFLDEAGVTARHVPYKGTGPMVNDLVAGQVEMGVVALNAVAPHLKAGTLRAIGLCGDKRTDAAPDIATIAEQGLPRYNVAGWFAVIGPAGMPAAEVKRAHDAFAKAFKSPEVLEAMKKQGTVIEPGTPEAAAAFFRSEAARYAALVKKANVKVE
- a CDS encoding DUF427 domain-containing protein, whose product is MSGKPVRIPGPDHPITITPTAGRVVVKVAGITIADSDAALTLQEANYAPVQYIPRAHVDMARLERSAHATYCPYKGDCSYFSIPAGGERARNAVWSYESPYVAVAAIGALLAFYPDRVDSIEIIGP
- a CDS encoding GntR family transcriptional regulator, whose amino-acid sequence is MATTSKKAAPGAAAKAPRRAAAKATPKTMQKAAANAAPDDEAGQEGAASEASATEAIYLSLLYAIMEHRLLAGTKLVEERLCEVTGASRARIRQVFARLAHEKLVTLVPNRGAFVSSPTVDEAREVFQARRVVEPALAAELAQRATPAKVRSLRRHAMEEDNARARGDRAAMIRLSGEFHILLAEMAGNAILEKLIREMVSLTCLIITLYDRPGAPACAEHEHRQLIDAIEQRDAARASALMAEHLEHIEGSLDLSMPDSGAPDFYSIFSKG
- the puuE gene encoding allantoinase PuuE, which translates into the protein MLQTRYPRDLIGYGARPPHARWPGGARIAVQFVLNYEEGGENCVLHGDAASEQFLSEIVGAAAYPDRHMSMEGIYEYGSRAGVWRILREFERRGLPLTIFGVSMALQRHPELTRAFVELGHEIACHGWRWIHYQNIDEATEREHMRIGMQIIKELTGELPLGWYTGRDSPNTRRLVVEHGGFLYDSDYYGDDLPFWTEVEVSGGEKKPHLVVPYTLDSNDMRFATPQGFNTGEQFFQYLKDAFDVLYDEGDPGGQDSPKMLSIGMHCRLLGRPGRFRALQRFLDYVQGHDKVWICRRVDIARHWAQVHPFEAASAAAGPRTACQETALA